Proteins from one Flavobacteriales bacterium genomic window:
- a CDS encoding alpha/beta hydrolase: MIGDHSSSDTVLVFLHDAIGSVSQWKDFPQLLCKQTHLPGLLYDRSGHGTSGPLTGHRQPDYMHRYAWDELAAVVQSELRDKKMILVGHSDGGSIALLFASQFPQQVKAIITMAAHVFVEEITLDGIRATRDTFAEGDWMNKLKKHHGNNTESIFEAWWKTWLSPGFRNWNIEDRLTHVVCPVFAIQAKDDNYGSEKQVDAILHGISGAGEKWMIDGKCGHAPWKSRTDEVVSAIAHFIHQYC, translated from the coding sequence ATCATAGGCGATCATTCGTCTTCAGACACCGTGCTGGTATTTTTACATGATGCCATCGGTTCTGTTTCGCAATGGAAAGATTTTCCCCAGTTACTTTGTAAACAAACTCATTTACCCGGACTCCTTTACGATCGAAGTGGACACGGAACATCGGGTCCATTAACCGGACATCGTCAACCTGATTATATGCATCGCTATGCCTGGGATGAACTAGCGGCTGTAGTGCAATCTGAACTCCGGGATAAAAAAATGATTTTGGTTGGACATTCCGATGGTGGTTCCATTGCTCTTTTATTTGCTTCTCAATTTCCGCAACAAGTGAAAGCCATTATTACCATGGCGGCCCATGTGTTTGTAGAGGAGATTACACTTGACGGAATACGAGCAACCCGCGATACATTTGCGGAGGGTGATTGGATGAACAAACTCAAAAAACATCATGGCAACAACACTGAATCCATTTTTGAAGCCTGGTGGAAAACCTGGTTGTCGCCCGGGTTCAGAAACTGGAATATCGAAGATCGTTTAACACATGTTGTTTGTCCTGTTTTCGCGATTCAGGCTAAGGACGATAATTACGGCAGCGAAAAACAAGTGGATGCGATTCTCCATGGCATTTCCGGTGCAGGTGAAAAGTGGATGATCGACGGAAAGTGTGGACATGCCCCCTGGAAAAGCAGAACAGATGAAGTGGTTTCTGCTATTGCACATTTTATTCATCAATATTGCTGA
- a CDS encoding dienelactone hydrolase family protein, whose protein sequence is MQEHHLVIPKTARYFSSGELNSHTKEIWVICHGYAQLANFFLRKFDLLNAPHRYLVAPEGLHRFYQEGSAGRVVASWMTKEDRLNDIQDYVNFLDLLSESLLQQAPDAKIYVFGFSQGCATVSRWISLGKTRCEALILYAGVFPPDMNFDVSKEALSNTKVILANGDEDEFLSEKDWKLQSEELNNKGIRHELVRFNGKHAIYPEALNKILKAVF, encoded by the coding sequence ATGCAAGAACATCACCTGGTGATACCAAAAACTGCGCGCTATTTTTCGAGCGGAGAATTAAATTCGCACACCAAAGAAATTTGGGTGATTTGTCACGGCTACGCGCAATTGGCCAATTTCTTTTTACGCAAGTTTGATCTACTCAACGCTCCTCACCGTTACCTCGTTGCCCCCGAAGGATTGCATCGTTTTTATCAGGAAGGAAGTGCGGGACGTGTTGTGGCTTCGTGGATGACCAAAGAAGATCGTTTAAACGATATACAGGATTACGTCAACTTTCTCGATCTATTAAGTGAATCGCTCTTACAACAAGCGCCGGATGCAAAAATTTATGTGTTTGGATTTTCGCAGGGTTGCGCTACCGTAAGCCGATGGATTTCGCTGGGTAAAACACGATGTGAAGCCTTAATTCTCTATGCCGGTGTTTTTCCTCCGGACATGAATTTCGATGTAAGCAAAGAGGCGCTGAGTAACACCAAAGTGATTTTAGCCAATGGCGATGAGGATGAATTTTTAAGTGAAAAGGATTGGAAATTGCAGTCGGAAGAACTGAACAATAAGGGAATCCGTCATGAATTGGTCCGATTTAACGGAAAACATGCCATTTATCCCGAGGCATTGAACAAAATACTGAAGGCAGTGTTCTGA
- a CDS encoding GNAT family N-acetyltransferase: MMNPEFRFFGSVEEMMEQFPLLKLLTPGLDQHSTTQMLREMIQSGYRMLGLFEGSTCLGLSGIWVATKLYSGKYLEIDNFVTHPDYRSKGIGKLLIEEIERIAQKEKCKVIMLDAYTVNTEAHRFYFREGFVVKGFHFIKTL; this comes from the coding sequence ATGATGAATCCTGAGTTTCGTTTTTTCGGTTCCGTTGAAGAAATGATGGAACAGTTTCCATTGTTGAAATTACTTACGCCTGGTCTGGATCAGCATTCCACTACTCAAATGCTCCGCGAAATGATTCAATCGGGATACCGCATGCTGGGATTGTTTGAAGGTTCAACCTGTTTGGGATTATCCGGTATTTGGGTGGCCACTAAATTATATAGCGGAAAATACCTCGAGATCGACAATTTTGTAACGCATCCGGATTACCGTTCCAAAGGCATCGGAAAATTATTGATTGAAGAAATTGAGCGGATAGCTCAGAAGGAAAAATGTAAAGTGATTATGCTGGATGCTTACACCGTAAATACGGAAGCCCATCGCTTTTATTTTAGAGAAGGATTTGTGGTAAAGGGATTTCATTTTATTAAAACGCTCTGA
- a CDS encoding purine-nucleoside phosphorylase — MISLEQIKSTADFLSKEGIPHGCIGIVLGTGLGNLITRMEVMKEIPYESIPGFPVSTVEFHSGKLIYGTIGGKKVLAMNGRFHYYEGYHMQQITFPIRVMKLLGVETLMISNAAGGMNLNYKKGSLMLIRDHINLLPAHPLIGKNIDELGPRFPDMSEAYNSTFRSTMKSVAHKNGIELMEGVYVAVTGPNLETAGEYRFLHRIGADAVGMSTVPEVIVARHMDMKVIAISVITDECDPENLKPVNIAEIIEVAGKAELKLSTLFEGFIRELNA, encoded by the coding sequence ATGATCAGTTTAGAACAAATAAAATCCACAGCCGATTTTCTATCGAAAGAAGGAATTCCACATGGATGTATTGGAATCGTATTGGGAACCGGATTGGGAAATCTGATTACGCGCATGGAGGTCATGAAAGAAATCCCTTATGAATCCATTCCGGGTTTTCCGGTTTCTACGGTGGAATTTCATTCCGGAAAATTAATCTATGGCACCATTGGGGGGAAAAAAGTGCTGGCGATGAACGGACGTTTTCATTATTACGAAGGCTACCACATGCAGCAAATCACTTTTCCCATTCGTGTGATGAAATTATTGGGCGTGGAAACATTAATGATCAGCAATGCGGCGGGAGGAATGAATCTGAATTATAAAAAAGGAAGTTTAATGTTGATCCGCGATCATATTAATTTACTTCCTGCACATCCCTTAATCGGAAAAAATATCGATGAGCTGGGTCCCCGTTTTCCGGATATGAGCGAAGCTTACAATAGTACATTTCGTTCTACAATGAAGTCCGTTGCCCATAAAAACGGAATTGAATTAATGGAAGGCGTCTACGTGGCTGTTACGGGTCCAAATCTGGAAACGGCCGGTGAATATCGTTTTCTTCACCGCATAGGTGCAGATGCTGTTGGGATGAGCACGGTGCCGGAAGTTATTGTTGCACGGCATATGGATATGAAGGTGATTGCCATATCGGTGATTACCGACGAATGCGATCCGGAAAATTTAAAGCCGGTCAACATTGCAGAAATTATTGAAGTAGCCGGAAAGGCAGAACTAAAATTGAGTACACTTTTCGAGGGATTTATCCGCGAATTGAATGCCTGA
- the arsM gene encoding arsenosugar biosynthesis arsenite methyltransferase ArsM, which translates to MSDYLHTTKNFYKEAALTPDVGLCCTTTPIWKLPDLEIPLIMQQMNYGCGSTVEPRDLSGSPRVLYVGVGGGMELLQFAYFSRKDHSVVGVDVVDEMLEASRKNFTEAEKLNPWFKSSFVDLKKGDALHLPVEDNSIDVAAQNCLFNIFKVDDLKKALQEMYRVLKPNGRLVMSDPVSEHFIPDALRNDERLRAACLSGVISLKEYVDMITSVGFGTVEIRARRPYRVLDPEHYATDTLIYIESVEVCAIKDPMPADGPCVFTGKTAIYFGSEECFDDQKGHVLMPNQPLAVCDKTAAALEALNRKDIFISASTWHYDGGGCC; encoded by the coding sequence ATGTCGGATTACCTGCATACCACCAAAAATTTTTATAAAGAAGCAGCATTAACACCCGATGTGGGATTGTGTTGCACCACCACGCCCATTTGGAAATTGCCTGATCTGGAAATTCCGCTGATCATGCAGCAAATGAATTACGGATGCGGAAGCACGGTTGAACCACGCGATTTATCCGGTTCTCCGCGCGTGTTGTATGTTGGAGTGGGCGGGGGAATGGAATTGTTGCAGTTTGCTTATTTCAGCAGAAAAGATCATTCCGTAGTTGGGGTTGATGTAGTGGATGAAATGCTGGAAGCTTCGCGTAAAAATTTTACGGAAGCCGAAAAATTAAATCCCTGGTTTAAATCCTCCTTCGTGGATCTGAAAAAGGGCGATGCCTTGCATTTACCAGTGGAGGACAATAGCATTGATGTGGCTGCACAAAATTGTCTCTTTAATATTTTTAAAGTTGACGATTTAAAAAAAGCACTTCAGGAAATGTACCGCGTTCTAAAACCGAACGGTCGACTGGTAATGAGTGATCCGGTTTCGGAACATTTTATTCCGGATGCATTGCGTAACGACGAACGTTTGCGTGCGGCCTGCTTAAGTGGGGTCATTTCGCTGAAAGAATATGTAGATATGATTACATCGGTGGGATTCGGAACCGTGGAAATTCGCGCGCGCAGGCCTTATCGTGTGTTGGATCCGGAACATTACGCCACGGATACACTCATCTATATCGAAAGTGTGGAAGTGTGCGCTATAAAAGATCCTATGCCGGCAGACGGACCCTGTGTGTTTACGGGAAAAACAGCGATCTATTTCGGATCGGAAGAATGTTTTGATGATCAGAAGGGACATGTCCTGATGCCGAATCAACCCCTGGCAGTTTGCGATAAAACAGCGGCTGCATTAGAGGCATTGAACAGAAAAGATATTTTTATTTCAGCATCCACCTGGCATTATGATGGGGGAGGATGTTGCTAA
- a CDS encoding ATP-binding cassette domain-containing protein — protein MEIHLNQVLPVPMKDQSFSPDSIWRNSITFVQSGDALVLAPSGTGKTSLLSFLFGMRSDYKGEIRIDGKNIRSFSLNDWAEIRQRKISMVMQDLRLIPTLTVEENLRIKNRLSNQFSIEEIKEMLSRVGLADKWQQRCGTLSIGQQQRVSIVRALLQPYQWLFLDEPFSHIDNDNIFKAAELIREISLKNGASVLMVSLGSDFNLSFNQKYKL, from the coding sequence GTGGAAATTCATTTAAATCAGGTTCTGCCGGTTCCTATGAAGGACCAGTCTTTTTCTCCGGATAGCATTTGGAGAAACAGCATTACGTTCGTTCAGTCGGGCGATGCGCTGGTGCTTGCTCCTTCGGGAACGGGAAAAACTTCATTGTTGTCTTTTCTCTTTGGAATGCGCAGTGATTATAAAGGAGAAATTCGCATCGATGGTAAAAACATCCGCAGTTTTTCACTGAACGATTGGGCCGAAATACGCCAGCGAAAAATCAGTATGGTGATGCAGGATCTCCGGCTGATTCCCACACTCACCGTGGAAGAAAATCTTCGTATAAAAAACAGACTCAGCAATCAGTTTTCTATTGAGGAAATAAAGGAAATGTTAAGCCGGGTTGGACTCGCAGATAAATGGCAACAACGCTGCGGAACATTATCCATCGGTCAACAACAACGCGTTTCCATTGTGCGTGCATTGCTGCAACCGTATCAATGGCTTTTTCTGGATGAACCATTTAGTCATATCGACAACGACAATATTTTTAAAGCGGCTGAATTGATTCGGGAAATCAGTTTAAAAAATGGCGCCAGTGTACTCATGGTTTCATTGGGGTCTGATTTTAATCTTTCGTTTAACCAGAAATACAAGCTCTGA
- the ppk2 gene encoding polyphosphate kinase 2, with product MREQLFIDKEYEEEFQRLQVELLKLQKWMIKKRKRLVILFEGRDTAGKGGAIYWFSRYLNPRQFRIVALSKPTKLEKGQWYFQRYVTHLPNAGEMVFFDRSYYNRAVVEPVMNFCTTQQYELFMKQVVEFEHLLVEAKTKIIKFWFSIDVDVQKKRLSERVNNPLKHWKLSTVDMEAQRKWHEFTRYKEIMFEKTHRDYSPWIIVNGNHKPKARMEAIRYVLSLYDYEDKDMSLNYSPDPDWLVVYNGNPNPFTSAKAKVMSDDES from the coding sequence ATGAGAGAACAATTGTTTATCGATAAAGAATATGAAGAAGAATTTCAGCGCTTACAAGTTGAATTGCTGAAGCTTCAGAAGTGGATGATTAAAAAAAGAAAACGTCTTGTTATTCTTTTTGAAGGAAGAGATACCGCTGGTAAAGGTGGAGCCATTTATTGGTTCTCACGCTATCTTAATCCACGTCAGTTTAGAATTGTTGCTCTTTCTAAACCAACAAAACTGGAAAAGGGACAATGGTATTTTCAACGCTACGTAACGCATTTGCCCAATGCCGGAGAAATGGTGTTTTTCGACCGCAGTTATTATAACCGCGCAGTAGTAGAACCGGTGATGAATTTCTGCACCACGCAGCAATATGAATTGTTTATGAAACAAGTGGTGGAGTTTGAACATCTGCTGGTAGAAGCAAAAACAAAAATCATTAAGTTCTGGTTCTCCATTGATGTGGATGTACAAAAGAAACGCCTTTCCGAACGGGTAAATAATCCCTTAAAACACTGGAAGCTTTCTACAGTAGATATGGAAGCACAGCGAAAATGGCATGAGTTTACCCGCTACAAGGAAATCATGTTCGAAAAAACGCACAGGGATTATAGTCCATGGATTATTGTAAACGGAAATCATAAACCCAAAGCGCGGATGGAAGCGATTCGTTATGTGTTATCCTTGTACGATTATGAGGATAAGGACATGAGTCTGAATTATAGTCCCGACCCCGACTGGCTGGTGGTATATAACGGAAATCCGAATCCGTTTACTTCTGCCAAAGCTAAAGTAATGAGTGATGATGAATCCTGA
- a CDS encoding alpha/beta fold hydrolase, whose product MQTLILLHGAIGSASQLQSVKIELEKKFEVHCLEFSGHGSTPFQAEFSIAQFANELENAFIKWGDCPVFGYSMGGYVALYHALHYGRKNHPVFTLGTKFKWDPDIAAKESKMLNPEKIAEKIPAFAQLLEARHPAYGWKKVLESTAEMMLRMGEKNPLSMDDFKSISNPCRISIGDRDEMVTLSETLEVYQSLPHSSLIVFPETKHPIEKVNTQRILMEAELFFLSR is encoded by the coding sequence ATGCAGACTCTTATTTTATTACATGGTGCAATTGGATCTGCCTCTCAATTGCAAAGCGTGAAAATTGAACTGGAAAAAAAATTTGAAGTGCATTGCCTTGAATTTTCAGGTCATGGCTCCACTCCATTTCAAGCTGAATTTTCCATTGCTCAATTTGCCAACGAATTAGAAAACGCATTTATCAAATGGGGCGATTGTCCCGTTTTCGGTTACAGCATGGGTGGATATGTTGCCTTGTATCATGCTTTGCATTACGGAAGAAAAAATCACCCGGTTTTTACATTGGGCACCAAATTCAAATGGGATCCTGATATTGCTGCGAAGGAAAGTAAGATGCTAAACCCGGAAAAAATAGCTGAAAAAATTCCTGCCTTTGCGCAGCTGCTGGAAGCCCGGCATCCGGCTTATGGCTGGAAAAAGGTATTGGAGTCCACCGCCGAAATGATGTTGCGCATGGGAGAAAAAAATCCATTGAGCATGGATGATTTTAAGTCCATATCCAATCCCTGCCGAATCTCCATTGGCGACCGCGATGAAATGGTGACTTTATCGGAGACGCTTGAAGTTTATCAGTCGCTCCCTCATTCTTCGCTGATTGTTTTTCCGGAAACAAAACATCCGATTGAAAAAGTGAATACGCAACGAATTTTAATGGAAGCAGAATTGTTTTTTCTATCCAGGTGA
- a CDS encoding SpoIIE family protein phosphatase codes for MRKLLLLFIILFQCFPLLATDVPLIVIDEHILGKSIARMSVHLEDPDKKLRIEDILNDSSLQFVPTRENTENLNFTHSGFWFRFRVKNTLPKDVVFFLETARPVTNKVILYQVNKNQVVRTFENGDNLPYSARIIKHRKILFPIQLNDNNEREFVIYVESDGEVVTMPLIFWRPQQFMEHDYFMQLFHGLFYGVLLFVAVIYFFFFVALRERSFLYYVLYVLFMASLQFSLDGMSYQLLFSNSPYWADHFVMLSAAGAVWFVLLFGSSFLKLKDHAPGYYKIYRIIVPIIGAIFFYGFIPGPGYFLAYPLVNAATLISTLLTLTTIFYLKFKGKPVDWFFLSAFSLLIISVMIFILGQFNFIEDKTVTESILKLGSGLEVIFLSLSLARKYRELQEGKEQAQRELLVQLEETNKLTAEINIRLEKQVKERTREIEHQKEELQEKNKEILDSINYARRIQYAILPPDELVKETLPDAFILYKPRDIVSGDFYFTYPVTTSGDTPRNLSLFAAADCTGHGVPGAFMSILGTNILRSTLVQPNVNTPGQALDFLNAQIISSLSQSSSDVAIRDGMDIALCALDHSSRTLYYAGANLPCWIFSANGEFIELSPDKQPIGNYGTNNPYTNHSHQLNPGDMIYIFSDGYADQFGGPKGKKFKYSQLRELFSAIRPKSLDEQKKELENAFSLWKGNLDQIDDVLVIGVRVI; via the coding sequence ATGAGAAAACTACTGCTCCTCTTTATTATCCTGTTCCAGTGCTTCCCCCTGCTGGCAACGGATGTTCCGCTCATCGTAATTGATGAACATATCCTTGGTAAATCCATTGCAAGGATGTCGGTGCATCTCGAAGATCCCGATAAAAAACTGCGCATTGAGGACATTCTCAATGATTCGAGTCTGCAATTTGTTCCCACCCGCGAAAACACCGAAAATCTCAACTTTACGCATTCCGGATTTTGGTTTCGTTTCCGTGTAAAAAATACATTACCAAAAGATGTTGTTTTCTTTTTAGAAACGGCGCGTCCGGTTACCAATAAAGTTATTCTCTACCAGGTAAATAAAAACCAGGTGGTACGCACCTTCGAAAACGGCGATAACCTCCCCTATTCGGCACGCATCATTAAACACCGTAAAATTCTTTTTCCCATTCAGCTGAACGATAACAACGAAAGGGAATTTGTGATTTACGTTGAAAGCGATGGTGAAGTGGTTACCATGCCTTTGATTTTTTGGCGACCCCAACAATTCATGGAGCATGATTATTTTATGCAGTTGTTCCATGGACTTTTCTATGGGGTATTGTTATTTGTAGCGGTTATTTATTTCTTCTTTTTTGTAGCACTCCGTGAACGATCCTTCCTCTATTATGTGCTCTACGTTTTGTTTATGGCTTCCCTGCAGTTTTCACTCGACGGGATGTCGTACCAATTACTTTTTTCCAATTCTCCTTATTGGGCCGATCACTTTGTGATGTTGTCGGCCGCCGGTGCGGTTTGGTTTGTGTTGTTGTTCGGAAGCAGTTTCCTGAAATTAAAAGATCATGCTCCGGGTTATTATAAAATTTACAGGATTATTGTTCCGATTATCGGCGCCATTTTCTTTTACGGATTTATTCCCGGACCCGGTTATTTCCTCGCTTATCCACTGGTAAATGCGGCGACTTTAATTTCAACTTTGTTGACTTTAACCACCATTTTCTATCTTAAATTTAAAGGTAAACCGGTCGACTGGTTTTTCCTCTCCGCTTTTTCCCTGCTGATTATTTCGGTGATGATTTTTATTCTGGGCCAGTTTAATTTTATTGAGGACAAAACCGTAACGGAAAGTATTCTCAAACTAGGAAGTGGACTCGAAGTAATTTTCCTTTCTCTATCTCTTGCCCGCAAATACCGCGAATTGCAGGAAGGTAAAGAACAAGCTCAGCGCGAATTATTAGTGCAGCTGGAAGAAACCAATAAACTCACTGCCGAAATAAATATTCGTCTCGAAAAACAAGTAAAGGAACGCACGCGCGAAATTGAGCATCAGAAGGAAGAGTTGCAGGAAAAAAACAAGGAGATTCTCGACTCCATCAACTATGCGCGCAGAATTCAATATGCCATTTTACCTCCCGATGAACTGGTAAAAGAAACCTTACCCGATGCATTTATCCTTTACAAACCCCGCGATATTGTAAGTGGCGATTTTTATTTTACCTATCCCGTCACCACCAGTGGTGATACCCCACGAAATCTTTCTCTTTTTGCAGCAGCAGATTGTACCGGACATGGCGTTCCCGGTGCTTTCATGTCGATATTAGGCACGAATATTTTACGTTCCACCCTGGTTCAGCCCAATGTAAATACGCCCGGACAAGCGCTTGATTTTTTAAATGCACAAATAATTTCTTCCCTGTCGCAATCCTCTTCCGATGTTGCCATTCGCGACGGAATGGATATCGCTTTATGTGCGTTGGATCACAGCAGCAGAACCTTGTATTATGCAGGGGCCAATTTACCGTGCTGGATTTTTTCTGCCAATGGTGAATTCATTGAATTATCTCCCGATAAACAACCCATCGGAAATTACGGAACCAATAATCCCTATACCAATCACAGTCACCAATTAAACCCGGGCGACATGATTTATATTTTCTCAGATGGATATGCCGATCAGTTTGGCGGACCAAAAGGAAAAAAATTCAAATACAGTCAACTTCGTGAGCTTTTTTCAGCTATTCGTCCCAAATCCTTAGACGAACAAAAGAAAGAGCTTGAAAATGCGTTTTCTTTGTGGAAAGGAAATCTCGACCAGATTGATGATGTGTTGGTAATTGGTGTAAGGGTGATTTAA
- a CDS encoding DUF5106 domain-containing protein — translation MKKMLLLAGIVLGFSIAGNAQNPTLKFKVKGVKDTDVHLAYYFGNKLFYSDTARADKDGNFVFGTKKTYEPGVYAVVLPGTKFFEIVLNNENVVMSTDTTDMYGHMVVTKSKENQLFYDYIHFINERRKESEPLREKMKTADPKSKEYEDLKNQLNALDKKVKEKQATLFNDNPTSLTAKVIRMSVDVEIPEAPKNADGSPKDSLFAYKFAKAHYWDHVDFKDPSLVRCTFFHNKLENYFKNMVVQDPDSMIAESDRLIGQMLDNKDMFKYTVHYLTYTFESSKIMCMDAAFVHLAYKYYKTGKAFWLEEDKVKKIVERAEELSPILCGVVAHPLSLPDSNMVWRRLPDVKADFTLLIFWDPECGHCKKEMPKFAELYKRLKGQGLEIYSVSSDHNEKWKKFIRDNDMQFINVAVPEKVYSDQDMAREWITTGKTDLKSLNYRTTFDIYSTPKVFLLDKDKRIIAKQIEAEQAEKLFEFHMKKLGKTVNLNKTEEKPKEEAPKKEEKKNPEPAKDKTKKEPKQKQSK, via the coding sequence ATGAAAAAAATGTTGTTGCTTGCCGGTATCGTTCTGGGTTTTTCCATTGCCGGAAATGCGCAAAACCCGACATTGAAATTTAAAGTGAAGGGTGTTAAGGACACCGATGTACATCTGGCCTATTATTTCGGGAATAAACTTTTTTACAGCGATACAGCCAGAGCCGATAAAGATGGAAATTTTGTTTTCGGAACTAAAAAAACCTACGAACCCGGAGTTTATGCCGTGGTTTTACCCGGTACAAAATTTTTCGAAATCGTGCTCAATAACGAAAATGTAGTAATGAGTACCGATACAACGGATATGTATGGACATATGGTGGTGACCAAATCGAAAGAAAACCAATTGTTCTACGATTACATTCATTTTATTAACGAGCGCCGCAAAGAATCGGAACCCTTACGTGAAAAAATGAAAACAGCCGATCCGAAGAGCAAGGAGTATGAAGATTTAAAAAATCAATTGAATGCTCTGGATAAAAAAGTGAAAGAGAAACAAGCGACTTTGTTCAACGATAATCCAACTTCCCTTACCGCTAAAGTAATCCGCATGTCGGTAGATGTGGAAATTCCCGAAGCACCTAAAAATGCAGACGGATCACCGAAAGATTCATTGTTTGCCTACAAATTTGCAAAAGCACACTATTGGGATCATGTCGATTTTAAAGATCCCAGCTTAGTGCGTTGTACCTTCTTCCACAATAAACTCGAAAACTATTTTAAAAATATGGTGGTGCAGGACCCCGACTCCATGATTGCGGAATCGGATCGTTTAATCGGACAAATGCTCGATAATAAAGACATGTTCAAATACACCGTGCATTACCTGACCTACACGTTCGAATCGTCGAAAATCATGTGTATGGATGCCGCATTTGTGCACCTGGCCTATAAATACTACAAAACAGGAAAAGCGTTCTGGCTGGAAGAAGATAAAGTGAAAAAAATTGTTGAACGCGCAGAAGAACTTTCTCCCATTTTATGTGGAGTAGTGGCACATCCATTATCCTTACCCGATTCCAACATGGTGTGGAGAAGACTACCGGATGTAAAAGCCGATTTTACTTTATTAATTTTCTGGGATCCGGAGTGCGGACATTGCAAAAAAGAGATGCCTAAGTTCGCAGAGTTGTATAAGCGGTTAAAAGGACAAGGACTGGAAATTTATTCGGTAAGTTCAGATCACAATGAAAAATGGAAAAAATTCATTCGCGATAACGACATGCAATTCATCAATGTGGCTGTTCCCGAAAAAGTATATTCCGATCAGGATATGGCGCGTGAGTGGATTACCACCGGCAAAACAGATTTAAAATCGCTCAATTACAGAACCACCTTCGATATTTACAGTACTCCAAAAGTATTTTTACTGGATAAAGACAAGCGCATTATTGCCAAACAAATTGAAGCGGAGCAAGCTGAAAAATTGTTTGAGTTCCACATGAAGAAATTAGGTAAAACAGTAAATCTGAATAAGACCGAAGAAAAACCAAAAGAAGAAGCTCCAAAAAAAGAGGAG
- a CDS encoding choice-of-anchor J domain-containing protein, with the protein MKKSILFIAFICLFCQFNAHSQLINLLNEDFNAGFPAGWLSIDNDTSQPAAAVASITGDAFAMHVDYDTITGSDSILVATSWFTPADTASNYLILPALTMQANGNQFFFQYKSKDPAYAEMFEVLVSVSGTALNDFADTLVVVEQASPDWTDLTLDLDAYAGQTIYLAVHHSSVDKFILCLDNFHVWADLQLSVNDFSAAHPIRLFPNPASSFITLQGDELNSVMIYDLQGKLVLTKSFSGSNQVQVDVESLNAGTYLVRCNGKNGVATALFIHE; encoded by the coding sequence ATGAAAAAATCGATACTGTTTATTGCCTTCATCTGTTTGTTTTGTCAGTTCAACGCTCATTCGCAGCTGATTAATCTGCTCAATGAAGATTTTAATGCTGGCTTTCCCGCAGGATGGCTTTCCATCGATAACGATACTTCTCAACCGGCAGCAGCAGTAGCTTCAATCACAGGTGATGCTTTTGCCATGCATGTGGATTACGATACCATTACCGGATCCGATTCCATTCTGGTGGCTACCTCCTGGTTTACGCCGGCAGATACTGCAAGTAATTACCTCATTCTACCAGCACTCACCATGCAGGCCAATGGAAATCAATTCTTTTTTCAGTACAAATCGAAAGATCCTGCCTATGCAGAAATGTTTGAGGTGCTGGTTTCGGTTAGCGGAACGGCATTGAATGATTTTGCCGATACCCTTGTGGTGGTTGAACAAGCTTCGCCGGACTGGACCGATTTAACGCTGGATTTGGATGCCTACGCCGGTCAAACCATTTACCTCGCAGTTCATCATTCTTCGGTAGATAAATTCATTCTCTGTCTGGATAATTTTCACGTATGGGCCGATTTGCAATTGAGTGTTAACGATTTTTCTGCTGCTCATCCCATTCGTTTATTCCCCAATCCGGCCTCTTCTTTCATCACCCTGCAGGGTGATGAGTTGAACAGCGTTATGATTTACGATTTACAGGGGAAATTGGTGTTAACGAAAAGCTTTTCCGGTAGCAATCAGGTACAAGTGGATGTTGAATCGCTCAATGCGGGGACTTACCTGGTTCGTTGCAATGGAAAAAATGGTGTTGCTACAGCACTATTTATTCACGAATAA